A portion of the Aphelocoma coerulescens isolate FSJ_1873_10779 chromosome 11, UR_Acoe_1.0, whole genome shotgun sequence genome contains these proteins:
- the TUBB3 gene encoding tubulin beta-3 chain produces MSTLAPLRLLREPWNASEGNQSNATVGASSGWCQGLDIPNELFLVLGLVSLVENLLVVAAILKNRNLHSPTYYFICCLAVSDMLVSISNLAEMLLMLLLEHGVLVMRPSIIRHMDSVIDMLICSSVVSSLSFPGVIAVDRYITIFYALRYHSIMTLQRAVVTMVSIWLASTVSSTVLITYYSSNTILLCLIGFFLFMLVLMLVLYIHMFTLARHHLHSISCQRKPPTTHRGGSLKGAITLTILLGVFFICWGPFFFHLILIVTCPTNPFCTCFFSYFNLFLILIICNSVIDPLIYAFRSQELRQTLREVVTCSLTLWLASGGPGEPRGERSLPAPPVGQGSLAPTGYRLEPGGTGGAAGGWTPGGGAAGAAPGQRAHHRRLCSRAAPAAAHPGTGTGTIPGPGEDDRRPGTPGWPSRTLFLPLPVTGRAWEGCPACVPQTRRRRRLGMLPPPPGAPRVPPRVPGCPRCPRVRGAPSAVPPAGAGSPLRRGGAWPRAGPGGAWRAVPVPQGCCGAAAAAADWLRAAVTSAAGPVRRREPIKDAAAAAPPPALPVPLRSGAAPLPAPARSRPAPLRPGRTMREIVHIQAGQCGNQIGAKFWEVISDEHGIDPSGNYVGDSDLQLERISVYYNEASSHKYVPRAILVDLEPGTMDSVRSGAFGHLFRPDNFIFGQSGAGNNWAKGHYTEGAELVDSVLDVVRKECENCDCLQGFQLTHSLGGGTGSGMGTLLISKVREEYPDRIMNTFSVVPSPKVSDTVVEPYNATLSIHQLVENTDETYCIDNEALYDICFRTLKLATPTYGDLNHLVSATMSGVTTSLRFPGQLNADLRKLAVNMVPFPRLHFFMPGFAPLTARGSQQYRALTVPELTQQMFDAKNMMAACDPRHGRYLTVATVFRGRMSMKEVDEQMLAIQSKNSSYFVEWIPNNVKVAVCDIPPRGLKMSSTFIGNSTAIQELFKRISEQFTAMFRRKAFLHWYTGEGMDEMEFTEAESNMNDLVSEYQQYQDATAEEEGEMYEDDEEESEAQGAK; encoded by the exons GCGGCTGGTGCCAGGGGCTGGACATTCCCAACGAGCTGTTCCTCGTGCTGGGGCTGGTGAGCCTGGTGGAGAACCTGCTGGTGGTGGCCGCCATCCTGAAGAACAGGAACCTGCACTCGCCTACCTACTACTTCATCTGCTGCCTGGCTGTGTCTGACATGCTGGTGAGCATCAGCAACCTGGCGGAGATGCTCctcatgctgctgctggagcacggGGTGCTGGTGATGCGCCCCAGCATCATCCGCCACATGGACAGTGTCATCGACATGCTCATCTGCAGCTCGGTCGtgtcttccctctccttcccggGGGTCATCGCTGTTGACCGCTACATCACCATCTTCTATGCCCTGCGCTACCACAGCATCATGACGCTCCAGCGGGCCGTGGTCACCATGGTCAGCATCTGGCTGGCCAGCACTGTCTCCAGCACCGTCTTGATCACCTACTACAGCAGCAACAccatcctcctctgcctcatcggctttttcctcttcatgCTGGTCCTCATGCTGGTGCTCTACATCCACATGTTCACCCTGGCCCGCCACCACCTCCACAGCATCTCCTGCCAGCGGAAGCCACCCACCACCCACCGTGGTGGCAGCCTGAAGGGTGCTATCACCCTCACCATCCTCCTGGGTGTCTTCTTTATCTGCTGGGGGCCCTTCTTCTTCCACCTCATCCTCATCGTCACCTGTCCCACCAACCCCTTCTGCACCTGCTTCTTCAGCTACTTCAacctcttcctcatcctcatcatctGTAACTCGGTGATTGACCCCCTCATCTACGCCTTCaggagccaggagctccggcaGACGCTGCGGGAGGTGGTGACGTGCTCGT TGACGCTCTGGCTGGCATCGGGCGGCCCCGGGGAGCCCCGGGGGGAGAGGtccctcccggccccgccggtCGGTCAAGGGTCACTTGCTCCCACTGGGTACCGGCTGGAACCGGGAGGGACCGGCGGGGCGGCGGGAGGCTGGACCCCAggcgggggggcggccggggccgcccccggaCAAAGGGCCCATCACCGTCGCCTTTGTTCTcgggccgcgcccgccgccgcccaccccggcaccggcaccggcactaTCCCCGGTCCCGGGGAGGACGACCGGCGACCGGGAACCCCAGGGTGGCCCTCCCGTACCCTGTTCCTACCCCTCCCCGTTACGGGACGCGCTTGGGAGGGGTGTCCCGCGTGTGTCCCCCAgacccgccgccgccgccgcctcgggatgctcccgccgccgccgggcgcTCCCAGGGTCCCCCCACgggtcccggggtgtccccgctgCCCGCGGGTGCGGGGTGCCCCCTCGGCCGTGCCCCCCGCGGGTGCCGGGTCCCCGCTCCGCCGCGGCGGGGCGTggccgcgggcggggccgggcggggcgtggcgggcggtgccggtgccgcAGGGCTGTTGCGGCGCTGCGGCGGCGGCCGCTGATTGGCTGCGGGCGGCGGTGACGTCAGCGGCCGGCCCGGTGCGGCGGCGGGAGCCTATAAAGGatgcggcggcggccgcgccgccccccgcgctcccggtgccgctccgCTCCGGTGCCGCTCCGCTCCCGGCCCCAGCCCGCTCCCgtcccgctccgctccggccCGGCCGCACCATGAGGGAGATCGTCCACATCCAGGCGGGGCAATGCGGCAACCAGATCGGCGCCAAG TTTTGGGAGGTGATCAGCGACGAACACGGCATCGACCCCAGCGGCAACTACGTGGGGGACTCGGACCTGCAGCTTGAACGCATCAGTGTCTACTACAATGAGGCCTCTT CTCACAAGTACGTGCCTCGCGCCATCCTGGTGGACCTGGAGCCGGGGACGATGGACAGCGTGCGCTCGGGTGCCTTCGGCCACCTCTTCCGCCCTGACAACTTCATCTTTG ggcaGAGCGGTGCCGGGAACAACTGGGCAAAGGGGCACTATACAGAGGGGGCCGAGCTGGTGGACTCGGTGCTGGACGTGGTGCGGAAGGAGTGTGAGAACTGCGACTGCCTGCAGGGTTTCCAGCTGACCCACTCTCTGGGTGGGGGCACCGGCTCGGGCATGGGCACCCTCCTCATCAGCAAGGTGCGGGAGGAGTACCCAGACCGCATCATGAACACCTTCAGCGTGGTGCCATCCCCCAAGGTGTCGGACACGGTGGTGGAGCCCTACAACGCCACGCTGTCCATCCACCAGCTGGTGGAGAACACGGATGAGACGTACTGCATCGACAACGAGGCGCTCTACGACATCTGCTTCCGCACCCTCAAACTGGCCACCCCCACCTACGGTGACCTCAACCACCTTGTCTCGGCCACCATGAGTGGCGTCACCACGTCCCTGCGCTTCCCTGGCCAGCTCAATGCTGACCTCCGCAAGCTGGCCGTCAACATGGTGCCCTTCCCGCGGCTGCACTTCTTCATGCCCGGCTTTGCCCCGCTGACAGCACGTGGCAGCCAGCAGTACCGCGCCCTCACCGTGCCCGAGCTCACCCAGCAGATGTTTGATGCCAAGAACATGATGGCCGCCTGTGACCCCCGCCATGGCCGCTACCTCACCGTGGCCACCGTCTTCCGTGGCCGCATGTCCATGAAGGAGGTGGATGAACAGATGTTGGCCATCCAGAGCAAGAACAGCTCCTACTTTGTGGAGTGGATCCCCAACAATGTCAAGGTGGCCGTGTGTGACATCCCACCAAGGGGCCTGAAGATGTCCTCCACCTTCATCGGGAACAGCACAGCCATCCAGGAGCTCTTCAAGCGCATCTCGGAGCAGTTCACAGCCATGTTCCGCCGCAAAGCCTTCCTGCACTGGTACACAGGTGAGGGGATGGACGAGATGGAGTTCACCGAGGCCGAGAGCAACATGAATGACCTGGTGTCCGAGTACCAGCAGTACCAGGATGCCACGGCCGAGGAGGAGGGTGAGATGTAcgaggacgacgaggaggagTCGGAGGCGCAGGGCGCCAAGTGA